The Vicia villosa cultivar HV-30 ecotype Madison, WI linkage group LG1, Vvil1.0, whole genome shotgun sequence genome includes a region encoding these proteins:
- the LOC131604615 gene encoding protein-tyrosine-phosphatase IBR5-like: protein MRKRERENPCGVCGHYHKYEEGGVCSICGHRVPVGSEKSSIQVSAFPSVILPEFLYLGSHDNASRSKLLKTQGISQILNTVPSCQNFYKNSFTYHCLPDDKGFQFDEANQFLERRKI, encoded by the exons ATGAGGAAGAGAGAGAGGGAAAACCCTTGTGGTGTATGTGGACACTATCACAAATATGAAGAAGGTGGAGTGTGTTCGATTTGTGGGCATAGGGTTCCTGTTGGATCGGAGAAAAGTTCGATTCAAGTTAGTGCTTTTCCTTCTGTGATCTTGCCAGAGTTTCTTTACTTGGGGAGCCATGATAATGCTTCGCGCTCTAAGCTTCTTAAAACTCAGGGGATTTCACAGATTCTCAAT ACCGTCCCTTCTTGTCAAAACTTTTACAAGAACTCATTTACATATCACTGCCTCCCGGATGACAAAGGTTTCCAATTTGATGAAGCAAACCAGTTTCTAG AGAGAAGAAAAATTTAA